The genome window ACATGCGTAACTTATGAGTAAGGCTACGATATTGGCACAGTAACTTTTAGTACATTTCTTGGGCGAggtgtggtaaaaaaaacaagaattcacaaaAAGTTCACCAAATATTATAGTTTTAGCAACATCAAAATACACAAGACCTTTTAAATAGTACatcaaaaccaataatataaaagaCTATTGCATTTACTACTGACCCGTACTGACCAGTtctgaaacagcatgttgtaaagaaagcctctgtaagttggtaaacttctgttctctgatgcatttgttcttctgtctttacagaaaacagctctcacaatttgttttgcagattagCTGTCACCACTTTCCATGCATACTCTCTCAGCTGTCTTATTCGCTGACCTATAACTACATGTAAATGctttatattttcagtgcatgatgctgcatgttttaaaggaaataaaaatcaaaagtgtttttacatccatATCCAAGATTTCACTGCCTTCTTTTATAATTCACGATTTTCACAATTTCTGTAAGCCCCACCCCCCCCTCCGCTGTGACAAAATCATAGCCTTACTTACCAGTTAGCAAAAATAAACCGTGCACgcgtgaagaaaaataaaaacaacttgctAAACACTTTATCCATTTTTTTGGTTCCAAAAAAAGGCACTCCTAGTCAATAAATACTTCCACCTGCCAGATATGGTGTTTGAACACGCATCTGTTTTTTAGTTATtgtagcgaaaaaaaaaaaactcttcactAATTTGTCAAAACTTATTTTTTCGTgattctgtaacttaaaaactaCCACATGGATTTTCACGAAACTAAATGGATGGATAAACAAATGATCTATCACACGAACACGGAGCATATGAAATGCCATCCCGACCCGTTTTGAAACGTTTTCTGAGTAAACCCCTTAAAATTGAGTTTAAACAAGTCTCTGCCAGCTATCGCGCcgttaaaatgtacatttttgagtCTGGGTCtaatatgtttaatattgttgtgtttttataccaTAAAGTGTAAACTTGTTTAGACTTGACGTACTCTTGACAGCCTTATAGTGTAAGGGAAATACTGAATTGTACTTCTTGTTCACTCACTGACACTTCTTGGCTTTTGCAGTCTTTTATTTTGATGGTGCTTTTAGAAATTCATTTTtatctactgtataaaaaaaaaatacacaagttGGTGGTTTGTTTTGAGACGATGCTGATACTGTTAAGACTTATAGGTTGTTTCTTAACATATATTTACTACTAAATATGGAAATGGTGATTACAaggatggattttttttcagtattgcATTCTATTTACATGGTAACGCAGAATATGATACTGTTTATCAGAGCtaaaaacatcactttttttaaaaagcaaattttttactatatattattGGACCTCAGTTCTTCAACTGTATGATCCATTTCTCAATGTAAAATATTAGGATTTCCTAAcacctttatttaatatattccaTAGTTGAACGTGAAACTGTTGAAAGGGATGTTGTCTTTCTGCTTGATGGTACTGATGACACGAGAAATGGATTCCTAGAAATTCGAGAATTTGTTGAAAAAGTAGTGGAGAAACTAGGTATGGAAGAAGACAAAGATCGAGTTgctgtggtgcagtacagtaatgATCCAGATGCAAATTTCTACTTAAATACATATTCGACAAAGGAAGATGTCCTTAATGCCATCAAAGGCCTCAGACATAAAGGTGGAAGACCTCTCAACACTGGAACAGCTCTTCAGTTTGTTAAGGACAATGTCTTTACTGCTTCTGCTGGTAGTAGAAGCATTGATGGCATACCCCAGATTTTAATATTGCTGATTGGTGGAAGATCCAGAGATGATGTTGGGGCTTCAGCAACTGCTTTAAAAGGTCTTGGGGTTGTGCCTTTTGGTATCGGAACAAGGAATGCAGATACCAGGGAGTTGCAAACAATTTCTTATGATCCTACTTTTGCTCTTTCTGTTTCTGACTTCTCTGACCTTCCAAACATCCAGCAGCAACTTCTGTCCTCTATGATAAAAATTGACAGAGGCAGAATAACAGAGAGACCAACAGTCGTAGGTAAGGAGCATTACCAAGCAATTTTaatactggtatttatttatttttcaacatcaACATAAGAGACTGTAACCAAGTGGTTTCTGATTGGGATTTTGGATTAGTTAGACAAAGCTTTTCTCCAGggctttttttctttccattgtcttCCACTCAGGAAACAATGACGAGAGTCACTTGATGATTATTCTCCATCTGAAGTATTTTTGAATTAacatatgtatttaatgttatttatagttGAAAGAGATTCTGCCCAAAGAGATGTTGTGTTTCTGCTTGATGGTTCTGATGACACTAGGAATGGATTCCCAGCAATCCGCGAGTTTGTTCAAAGTGTAGTGGAGAATATGGATGTGGAGCAAAATAAAGATCGAGTTgctgtggtgcagtacagtaatgATGCAGCAGCAATGTTCTACCTGAATACATATTCAACCAAGGAAGATGTCCTTAATACCATCAAAGGCCTGAGACATAAAGGTGGAAGACCCCTCAACACTGGAGCAGCTCTCCAGTTTGTTATGGACAATGTCTTTACAGCTTCCTCTGGTAGCAGACGTCTTGAGGGTGTTCCACAGGTTTTAATTCTGCTGACTGGTGGAAGGTCCAGAGATGATGTTGGGGCTTCAGCAACTGCTCTAAAAGGTCTTGGGGTTAAGTGCCTTTTGGTATCGGAACAAGAAATGCAGATACCAGGGAGTTGCAAACAATTTCATACTACCCTACTTTTGCTCTTTCTGTTTCTGACTTCTCTGATCTTCCAAACATCCAGCAGCAACTTCTGTCCTCTATGATAAAAATTGACAGAGGCAGAATCAACAGAGAGACCAACAGTCGTAGGTAAGGAGCATTACCAAGCAATTTTaatactggtatttatttatttttcaacatgcaaCTATACAGAGACTGTAACCAAGTGGTTTCTGATTGGGATTTTGGATTAGTTAGACAAAGCTTTTCTC of Polyodon spathula isolate WHYD16114869_AA unplaced genomic scaffold, ASM1765450v1 scaffolds_4031, whole genome shotgun sequence contains these proteins:
- the LOC121312589 gene encoding collagen alpha-3(VI) chain-like; the encoded protein is MEEDKDRVAVVQYSNDPDANFYLNTYSTKEDVLNAIKGLRHKGGRPLNTGTALQFVKDNVFTASAGSRSIDGIPQILILLIGGRSRDDVGASATALKGLGVVPFGIGTRNADTRELQTISYDPTFALSVSDFSDLPNIQQQLLSSMIKIDRGRITERPTVVVERDSAQRDVVFLLDGSDDTRNGFPAIREFVQSVVENMDVEQNKDRVAVVQYSNDAAAMFYLNTYSTKEDVLNTIKGLRHKGGRPLNTGAALQFVMDNVFTASSGSRRLEGVPQVLILLTGGRSRDDVGASATALKGLGVKCLLVSEQEMQIPGSCKQFHTTLLLLFLFLTSLIFQTSSSNFCPL